From a region of the Zingiber officinale cultivar Zhangliang chromosome 10B, Zo_v1.1, whole genome shotgun sequence genome:
- the LOC122030284 gene encoding uncharacterized protein LOC122030284 produces the protein MNLIMESKYRERRMARSCNTSPAELLEAATKTARWWSGESSSDSAELADLIESFYHGEEKEMKVEEDEEAELDAGHRALTAVLDESEADPVARRFRAEAERAVGAVGFGHRGQGLKMRVVGWLREQGFDAGLCKSSWERFDDGVPAGHHHYIDVMNGGGGGCSTQRYILDLDFAAEFEIPRPSAAYAALLRRVPRTFSGTAGNLERIVSVMCAAIRESMRSAGMPLPPWRRKQYVEAKWLGGYERHTAEPLAPHWEVVERAEGWRKKAAWRVELDGREAERRRRMATA, from the exons ATGAATTTGATTATGGAATCAAAATATAGAGAGAGGAGGATGGCCAGAAGCTGCAATACTTCGCCGGCGGAGCTGCTGGAGGCGGCGACGAAAACGGCGCGGTGGTGGTCGGGGGAATCGTCCTCCGACTCGGCCGAGTTGGCGGACCTGATCGAGTCGTTCTACCACGGGGAGGAGAAAGAGATGAAGGTGGAGGAGGACGAGGAAGCCGAATTAGATGCGGGACATCGGGCATTGACAGCCGTACTCGACGAATCGGAGGCTGACCCGGTGGCTCGTCGGTTCCGAGCAGAGGCGGAGCGGGCCGTCGGAGCCGTCGGATTCGGTCATCGAGGACAGGGGTTGAAAATGCGAGTGGTGGGTTGGCTTCGCGAACAAGGATTCGATGCCG GACTCTGCAAGTCCTCGTGGGAGCGATTCGACGACGGAGTACCCGCCGGCCACCACCACTACATCGACGTGATGAACGGTGGCGGCGGCGGGTGCAGCACGCAGCGCTACATACTGGACCTCGACTTCGCGGCGGAGTTCGAGATCCCCCGACCCTCCGCCGCCTACGCCGCGCTGCTCCGGCGCGTGCCGAGGACTTTTTCCGGGACGGCGGGGAACTTGGAGCGGATCGTGAGCGTGATGTGTGCGGCGATCCGGGAGTCGATGAGGAGCGCCGGCATGCCGCTGCCGCCGTGGCGGCGGAAGCAATACGTCGAGGCGAAGTGGCTGGGCGGGTACGAGAGGCACACCGCAGAGCCGCTGGCGCCGCATTGGGAAGTGGTGGAGAGGGCGGAAGGTTGGAGGAAGAAGGCGGCGTGGAGGGTCGAATTGGATGGCAGAGAGGCGGAGAGGCGGAGGAGAATGGCGACGGCGTAG